Genomic window (Nitrosophilus kaiyonis):
GTATGAGTAAAATTCATTTAGTATTATCTATTGGATATATTGTTTATTGAAATAATATATAAAATCATTTTTTTATCTTACTTATCTTGCTTCCTTCAAGAGTTAAGTTGTACATTAAACCTTTATTGTTAAATATAAATCCAATAACTGGATCTTTTATATCTAAAGTATTAACATCTTCACCAACACCCCATTTTACAATAGCGACTGAGCCATCTACCCCTACTTTCCATCCATCAGAGTTTCTAAAATCTTTTAATACTTTATTATTCATAAATAAAATAACAATACTTTTTTTCTGAACACCAAGTTGAAAGCCTATAGATGCACTTACAATATTATAATAATCAACAATTTTTTTATTTATAAGAAGAGCTCCTTCTCCATACTCTCCACCAATTCCAAAGCCAGCTTTATATACATTTGGAAAAACTAGTACTCCTTTTGCTTTTTTAAGAAGCTCATTGGAACCTTTTACTTGCTTT
Coding sequences:
- a CDS encoding YSC84-related protein, with translation MKKIIFLFFTLLFFLSPLYSASKYELNVEIKETIKEFKKQVKGSNELLKKAKGVLVFPNVYKAGFGIGGEYGEGALLINKKIVDYYNIVSASIGFQLGVQKKSIVILFMNNKVLKDFRNSDGWKVGVDGSVAIVKWGVGEDVNTLDIKDPVIGFIFNNKGLMYNLTLEGSKISKIKK